A window of the Pongo abelii isolate AG06213 chromosome 10, NHGRI_mPonAbe1-v2.0_pri, whole genome shotgun sequence genome harbors these coding sequences:
- the LOC129049405 gene encoding LOW QUALITY PROTEIN: keratin, type II cytoskeletal 8-like (The sequence of the model RefSeq protein was modified relative to this genomic sequence to represent the inferred CDS: deleted 1 base in 1 codon; substituted 1 base at 1 genomic stop codon), with the protein MKGQRASLEATIADGEQRRKLAIRDANTKLSEQEATLQWAKQDMPRXLCEYQELMKVKLALDIEIATYKKLLVGEESQLESGMQNMSIYTKTISTSGYAGGLSSAYGGLTSPGLSYGLGSSSFGCTSSTRAIVVKKIKICDGKLVSKSSDLLPK; encoded by the exons ATGAAAGGCCAGAGGGCTTCCCTGGAGGCCACCATCGCAGATGGTGAGCAGCGCAGGAAGCTGGCCATTAGGGATGCCAACACCAAGCTGTCCGAGCAGGAGGCCACCCTGCAGTGGGCCAAGCAGGACATGCCGCGGTAGCTCTGTGAGTACCAGGAGCTGATG AAAGTCAAGCTGGCCCTGGACATTGAGATCGCCACCTACAAGAAGCTGCTGGTGGGCGAAGAAAGCCAGCTGGAGTCTGGGATGCAGAACATGAGTATCTATACGAAGACCATTAGCACTAGTGGCTATGCAGGTGGTCTGAGCTCTGCTTATGGGGGCCTCACAAGCCCGGGCCTTAGCTATGGCCTGGGCTCCAGCTCCTTCGGCTGCACCAGCTCCACAAGGGCCATTGTTGTGAAGAAGATCAAGATCTGCGATGGAAAGCTGGTGTCCAAGTCCTCTGACCTCCTGCCCAAGTGA